From a region of the Mus pahari chromosome 12, PAHARI_EIJ_v1.1, whole genome shotgun sequence genome:
- the Ildr1 gene encoding immunoglobulin-like domain-containing receptor 1, giving the protein MGCGLLAAGLLLFTRLPAGCLSLLVTVQHTERYVTLFASVTLKCDYTTSAQLQDVVVTWRFKSFCKDPIFDYFSASYQAALSLGQDPSNDCSDNQREVRIVAQRRGQSEPVLGVDYRQRKITIQNRADLVINEVMWWDHGVYYCTIEAPGDTSGDPDKEVKLIVLHWLTVIFIILGALLLLLLIGVCWCQCCPQYCCCYIRCPCCPTRCCCPEEALARHRYMKQVQALGPQMMEKPQYWGADRSSQVSSYAMNPLLQRDLSLQSSLPQMPMTQMAAHPPVANGVLEYLEKELRNLNPAQPLPADLRAKSGHPCSMLSSLGSAEVVERRVIHLPPLIRDPLSTRTSNSSHQQRLSPVPSRHWDLSERPRQRHRSDFLQDLQDRGMRPWAPGRGELDPHWSGRHHRSRPSESSMPWSDWDSLSECPSSSEAPWPPRRPEPREDAQRRGRRRHRSYSPPLPSGPSSWSSEEEKESLPRNSGAQRSHHRRRRRRRSQSPNWPEEKPPSYRSLDVTPGKNNRKKGNVERRLERESSHSGRSVVI; this is encoded by the exons ATGGGCTGCGGGTTGCTCGCCGCTGGCCTGCTCCTCttcaccaggctcccagcag GGTGTCTCTCCTTGCTGGTCACAGTCCAGCACACTGAACGCTATGTCACTCTGTTTGCCTCCGTTACCCTCAAATGTGACTACACCACCTCTGCCCAGCTCCAGGATGTGGTTGTGACATGGCGCTTCAAGTCCTTCTGCAAGGACCCCATCTTTGACTACTTCTCTGCCT CATACCAGGCCGCGTTGTCCCTGGGCCAGGACCCCTCCAATGACTGTAGTGACAATCAGAGGGAAGTTCGCATCGTGGCCCAGCGGCGTGGGCAGAGTGAGCCCGTGCTGGGGGTGGATTACCGGCAACGCAAGATCACCATCCAGAACC GAGCAGACCTTGTGATTAATGAGGTGATGTGGTGGGATCATGGAGTATACTATTGCACCATCGAGGCTCCAGGAGACACGTCAGGAGACCCAGATAAGGAGGTGAAGCTCATTGTCCTGC ATTGGCTGACAGTGATTTTCATCATCCTCGGAGCCCTCCTTCTCCTGCTGCTGATTGGTGTGTGCTGGTGCCAGTGTTGTCCTCAGTATTGCTGCTGCTACATCCGCTGCCCCTGCTGTCCTACCCGCTGTTGCTGCCCTGAGGAAG CCCTGGCCCGCCACCGCTACATGAAGCAGGTTCAGGCCCTAGGTCCTCAGATGATGGAAAAACCCCAGTACTGGGGGGCGGACAGGAGCTCCCAAGTTTCATCTTATGCAATGAACCCGCTGCTGCAGCGAG ATCTGTCCTTACAGTCCAGCCTTCCACAGATGCCAATGACCCAGATGGCTGCTCACCCTCCGGTGGCTAATGGTGTCCTGGAATATTTGGAGAAAGAATTGCGGAACCTCAACCCAGCCCAACCTCTGCCTGCGGATCTCAGAGCCAAATCTGGTCACCCTTGCAGCATGCTCTCCTCCCTGGGCTCCGCAGAGGTTGTGGAACGCAGAGTTATCCACCTGCCCCCACTGATCAGAGACCCACTGTCCACCAGGACCAGCAACTCCTCACACCAGCAGCGGCTCAGCCCTGTTCCTTCCAGACACTGGGATCTGAGTGAGCGCCCGAGGCAGCGCCATCGCTCTGATTTCCTCCAAGATCTCCAGGACCGGGGGATGAGACCCTGGGCCCCGGGGAGAGGGGAGCTGGACCCCCATTGGAGTGGGAGACACCACCGCTCTAGGCCCAGTGAGTCCTCCATGCCTTGGTCAGACTGGGACAGCCTGAGCGAATGTCCCTCATCCAGTGAGGCTCCTTGGCCCCCCAGACGACCAGAGCCTCGGGAAGATGCCCAGAGACGTGGGAGACGCAGGCATCGCAGCTACTCACCTCCTCTACCCTCGGGTCCCAGCTCTTGGAGCtctgaagaggagaaagagtcGCTGCCCAGGAACTCGGGGGCCCAGCGAAGTCACCATCGCCGCCGCCGCCGACGCCGCTCACAGTCTCCAAACTGGCCTGAGGAGAAGCCGCCCAGCTACCGCTCACTGGATGTGACTCCAGGcaagaacaacaggaaaaaaggGAATGTGGAGAGGCGCTTG